The following coding sequences are from one Panicum hallii strain FIL2 chromosome 5, PHallii_v3.1, whole genome shotgun sequence window:
- the LOC112891531 gene encoding probable pectin methylesterase CGR2 isoform X3, with protein sequence MHPRHRREEGAWLAGFGREARRMSRRSVNPSRRVSDGGLPSVGGLFHHKSRSPPVLTIALVVLGVILLIAYFNSGSGRLKALGVTVTSREAVSRSEGSCTSEVMRALPYLKKAYGTAIKKVLHVGPDSCTVVSNLLKEGKVEAWGVEPYDLEDTDSSCKSLVRKGFVRMSDIKFPLPYRSDSFNLVVVSDALDYLTPRYLNKTLPDLARVSTDGLVIFAGIDYLSSVCFISSFQAIQVSRNLRFQNYQNLGDRQNCGVLHGGLDTLSRLA encoded by the exons ATGCATCCGC GCCATCGAAGGGAAGAGGGAGCTTGGCTAGCCGGATTCGGGAGGGAGGCGAGGAGGATGTCTAGGAGGTCGGTGAACCCGAGCCGGCGGGTGTCGGACGGGGGCCTGCCGTCCGTCGGCGGCCTGTTCCACCATAAGTCGCGCTCGCCGCCCGTGCTCACCATTGCCCTCGTCGTCCTG GGCGTAATTCTTCTCATCGCCTACTTCAACAGTGGCTCAGGTCGGTTAAAGGCTCTCG GTGTAACTGTTACAAGCAGAGAAGCTGTGAGCAGGTCCGAAG GTTCTTGCACATCAGAAGTTATGCGGGCGCTTCCTTATCTTAAAAAGGCATATGGCACTGCGATAAAAAAAGTGCTCCATGTAGGCCCAGATAGTTGTACAGTAGTTTCTAACTTGTTGAAAGAAGGAAAGGTTGAAGCTTGGGGAGTGGAGCCTTATGATTTGGAGGATACTGACAGTAGTTGCAAAAGCCTTGTGCGCAAGGGCTTTGTGCGCATGTCTGATATAAAGTTCCCCCTTCCATACCGCTCAGATTCTTTCAATCTTGTTGTCGTGTCAGATGCTTTAGATTATCTGACCCCAAGGTATCTGAACAAAACACTTCCAGATTTGGCAAGGGTTTCTACCGATGGCCTTGTTATCTTTGCTG GCATAGATTATCTGAGTAGTGTTTGTTTCATTTCTTCATTCCAGGCAATCCAGGTCAGCAGAAACCTAAGGTTTCAGAACTACCAAAATTTGGGAGACCG
- the LOC112893870 gene encoding thylakoid lumenal 15 kDa protein 1, chloroplastic isoform X2, whose translation MDILGALKLAPSPPALAGAAPPATPARSSVHFHLANAGAAALVAASLLVADPSLAFIGGGPYGKQVTRGQDLTGKDFSGQTLVKQDFKTSILRQANFKGANLLGASFFDADLTSADLSEADLRGADFSLANLSKANLTNANLEGALVTGNTSFKGANITGADFTDVPLRDDQREYLCKIADGLNSTTGNATKETLFCS comes from the exons atggaCATCCTGGGCGCCCTCAAGCTCGCCCCGTCTCcgcccgccctcgccggcgccgcgccgccggcgacgccTGCACGCTCCTCCGTGCACTTCCACCTCGCCaatgccggcgccgccgccctcgtcgCCGCCTCGCTCCTCGTCGCCGACCCGTCCCTCGCTTTCATA GGAGGAGGCCCGTACGGGAAGCAGGTGACGCGGGGGCAGGACCTCACCGGCAAGGACTTCAGCGGCCAGACGCTCGTCAAGCAGGACTTCAAGACG TCTATACTGAGGCAGGCCAACTTCAAAGGCGCGAACCTGCTCGGCGCGAGCTTCTTCGACGCAGACCTCACAA GTGCTGATCTCTCTGAAGCTGATCTTAGAGGCGCCGATTTCTCACTGGCAAATTTATCAAAG GCAAATTTAACAAATGCCAACTTGGAAGGGGCACTGGTCACAGGAAACACTTCGTTCAAAGGCGCTAACATAACTGGGGCAG ATTTTACCGATGTCCCACTGCGAGACGACCAACGGGAGTACCTCTGCAAAATCGCTGACGG ACTGAACTCAACCACTGGGAATGCCACAAAGGAGACTCTGTTCTGCAGCTGA
- the LOC112893870 gene encoding thylakoid lumenal 15 kDa protein 1, chloroplastic isoform X1 — protein sequence MDILGALKLAPSPPALAGAAPPATPARSSVHFHLANAGAAALVAASLLVADPSLAFIGGGPYGKQVTRGQDLTGKDFSGQTLVKQDFKTSILRQANFKGANLLGASFFDADLTSSADLSEADLRGADFSLANLSKANLTNANLEGALVTGNTSFKGANITGADFTDVPLRDDQREYLCKIADGLNSTTGNATKETLFCS from the exons atggaCATCCTGGGCGCCCTCAAGCTCGCCCCGTCTCcgcccgccctcgccggcgccgcgccgccggcgacgccTGCACGCTCCTCCGTGCACTTCCACCTCGCCaatgccggcgccgccgccctcgtcgCCGCCTCGCTCCTCGTCGCCGACCCGTCCCTCGCTTTCATA GGAGGAGGCCCGTACGGGAAGCAGGTGACGCGGGGGCAGGACCTCACCGGCAAGGACTTCAGCGGCCAGACGCTCGTCAAGCAGGACTTCAAGACG TCTATACTGAGGCAGGCCAACTTCAAAGGCGCGAACCTGCTCGGCGCGAGCTTCTTCGACGCAGACCTCACAAGTA GTGCTGATCTCTCTGAAGCTGATCTTAGAGGCGCCGATTTCTCACTGGCAAATTTATCAAAG GCAAATTTAACAAATGCCAACTTGGAAGGGGCACTGGTCACAGGAAACACTTCGTTCAAAGGCGCTAACATAACTGGGGCAG ATTTTACCGATGTCCCACTGCGAGACGACCAACGGGAGTACCTCTGCAAAATCGCTGACGG ACTGAACTCAACCACTGGGAATGCCACAAAGGAGACTCTGTTCTGCAGCTGA
- the LOC112895140 gene encoding lecithin-cholesterol acyltransferase-like 1, which produces MAGAPTQLLRLLPLLLLVLPSGLREYLSPEINHRPEEDGTAPDPGVAGDAVLHPIVLVPGVSCSKLEARLTGAYRPSVPRCGAMKGKGWFGLWDNCSDLPGHHYVHCFMEQMSLVYDPVADDYRNLPGVETRVPNFGSARGFQINPEHPDWCLQALRRELERIGYRDGDTLFGAPYDLRRAPPMPGQTSRAYSFYFRQLTRLIEDASRRNQGRKAILFGHSFGGTVALAFVQSTPMAWRDRYIKHLILAAAPPAAGVVPTVKYAASGPEVLYVPTAPPPSLRPMWRTFESAVVNFPSPAVFGRRPLVVTARRNYSAHDMAEFLAAAGFGAASVLAFRRREVTSMDRFQPPMVPTTCINGESNETLEQLVYWDGDFNARPVLVYGDGDGFINLVSMLAFDEQMRQQNEQNKLFKSIRLEGARHSTIVTDDWALKRIMQEILEANRISG; this is translated from the exons ATGGCTGGCGCGCCCACTCAGCTCCTGCGGCTCCTGCCACTCCTCCTGCTGGTGCTTCCCTCTGGCCTCCGGGAGTACCTCTCGCCGGAGATCAACCACCGGCCGGAGGAGGATGGCACTGCTCCAGACCCAGGCGTCGCCGGCGACGCCGTCCTCCATCCGATCGTGCTGGTGCCCGGGGTGAGCTGCAGCAAGCTGGAGGCGCGGCTCACGGGCGCCTACCGCCCGTCCGTGCCGCGCTGCGGCGCGATGAAGGGGAAGGGCTGGTTCGGGCTCTGGGACAACTGCTCCGACCTCCCCGGCCACCACTACGTCCACTGCTTCATGGAGCAGATGAGCCTCGTCTACGACCCCGTCGCCGACGACTACCGGAACCTGCCCGGCGTCGAGACCCGCGTGCCCAACTTCGGCTCCGCACGAGGGTTCCAGATTAACCCAGAGCACCC GGATTGGTGCCTTCAGGCCCTCCGGCGCGAGCTCGAGAGGATCGGGTACCGTGACGGCGACACCCTATTCGGCGCCCCGTACGACCTTCGCCGTGCTCCTCCGATGCCCGGCCAGACCTCACGGGCCTACTCCTTCTACTTCCGGCAGCTGACGAGGCTCATCGAGGACGCGAGCCGGAGGAACCAGGGCAGGAAGGCTATCCTCTTCGGGCACAGCTTCGGAGGGACGGTCGCGCTGGCGTTCGTGCAGAGCACCCCGATGGCGTGGCGGGACCGGTACATCAAGCACCTCATCCTCGCCGCGGCGCCCCCGGCGGCGGGGGTCGTGCCGACAGTGAAGTACGCGGCCTCCGGGCCGGAGGTGCTCTACGTCCCGaccgccccgccgccgtccctgcGGCCGATGTGGCGGACCTTCGAGTCCGCCGTCGTCAACTTCCCGTCCCCGGCCGTGTTCGGGCGCCGGCCGCTCGTGGTCACCGCGCGGCGGAACTACTCGGCGCACGACATGGCGgagttcctcgccgccgccggcttcgGCGCCGCCAGCGTGCTGGCCTTCAGGCGGCGGGAGGTCACGAGCATGGACCGGTTCCAGCCGCCCATGGTGCCCACGACGTGCATCAACGGCGAGAGCAACGAGACGCTGGAGCAGCTCGTGTACTGGGACGGCGACTTCAATGCGCGGCCGGTGCTGGTGTACGGCGACGGGGACGGGTTCATCAACCTGGTCAGCATGCTGGCGTTCGACGAGCAGATGCGCCAGCAGAACGAGCAGAACAAGCTGTTCAAGTCGATCAGGCTCGAGGGGGCTAGGCACAGCACGATCGTCACAGATGACTGGGCGCTGAAGCGGATCATGCAAGAAATACTTGAAGCTAATAGGATCTCCGGTTAG
- the LOC112894551 gene encoding lecithin-cholesterol acyltransferase-like 1, which yields MGILRLLPLALLLLLPAGIREYLSPAIDRAPGEDGGGGGAAPGGVVLHPIVLVPGVSCSELEVRLTDAYRPSLPRCGAMKGKGWFGLWANCSDLPAHHYIPCFMEQMSLVYDSAAGDYRNLPGVETRVRNFGSSRGFQRNPEHTDWCLEIIRQELERVGYRDGDTLFGAPYDLRHAPPVPGYSSAVFSRYFRQLTRLIEDASRRNQGRKAILFGHSFGGMVALDFVRSTPMAWRERHIKHLVLAAPLTAGGFVQPVQLFASGPDLLFVPGAEPLALTLRPMWRTFESAIVNFPSPAVFGRRPLVITRERNYSADDMADFFAAAGYGAAAEPFRRRAVPRMGYFQAPMVPTTVLNGVGIETPEQLVYWDGDFDAEPGLVNGDGDEDINLASMLAFDEQMRRQPEQNKLFKTIKLRGARHGTIVTEDWSLKRVMQEILEANRID from the exons ATGGGGATCCTCCGGCTCCTGCCGCTCGccctcctgctcctgctccccGCTGGCATCCGGGAGTACCTCTCGCCGGCGATCGACCGCGCGCCGGGGGaggatggtggtggtggtggtgcggcTCCCGGCGGCGTCGTCCTCCACCCGATCGTGCTGGTGCCCGGGGTGAGCTGCAGCGAGCTGGAGGTGCGCCTCACGGACGCCTACCGCCCGTCACTGCCGCGCTGCGGCGCCATGAAGGGGAAGGGCTGGTTCGGGCTCTGGGCCAActgctccgacctccccgcgcACCACTACATCCCGTGCTTCATGGAGCAGATGAGCCTCGTCTACgactccgccgccggcgactaCCGGAACCTGCCCGGCGTCGAGACGCGCGTCCGCAACTTCGGCTCCTCGCGGGGGTTCCAGAGGAACCCAGAGCACAC GGACTGGTGCCTGGAGATCATCAGGCAGGAGCTGGAGCGGGTCGGGTACCGCGACGGCGACACCCTCTTCGGGGCTCCCTACGACCTCCGCCACGCCCCGCCGGTGCCGGGCTACTCGTCGGCGGTCTTCTCCCGCTACTTCCGGCAGCTGACGCGGCTCATCGAGGACGCGAGCAGGAGGAACCAGGGCAGGAAggccatcctcttcgggcacagCTTCGGGGGCATGGTGGCGCTGGACTTCGTGCGGAGCACCCCGATGGCGTGGCGGGAGCGGCACATCAAGCACCTCGTCCTCGCCGCGCCGCTCACGGCGGGAGGGTTCGTGCAGCCGGTGCAGCTCTTCGCGTCCGGGCCGGATCTCCTCTTCGTGCCGGGAGCCGAGCCGCTGGCCCTCACCCTGCGGCCGATGTGGCGGACCTTCGAGTCCGCCATCGTCAACTTCCCGTCCCCGGCGGTGTTCGGGCGCCGGCCGCTGGTGATCACCCGGGAGCGGAACTACTCCGCCGACGACATGGCGGACTTCTTCGCGGCCGCCGGGTACGGGGCCGCCGCGGAGCCGTTCCGGAGGCGGGCGGTCCCGCGGATGGGTTACTTCCAGGCGCCCATGGTGCCGACGACGGTCCTCAACGGGGTGGGCATCGAGACGCCGGAGCAGCTCGTGTACTGGGACGGCGACTTCGACGCGGAGCCGGGGCTAGTGAACGGCGACGGGGACGAGGACATCAACCTGGCCAGCATGCTGGCGTTCGACGAGCAGATGCGCCGGCAGCCGGAGCAGAACAAGCTGTTCAAGACGATCAAGCTTCGCGGGGCCAGGCACGGCACGATTGTGACGGAGGACTGGTCGCTGAAGCGGGTCATGCAAGAAATCCTTGAAGCCAATCGCATCGACTAG
- the LOC112895434 gene encoding glucose-induced degradation protein 4 homolog: protein MPVRVVDTATPSSQPSPGQETNSVHPSPPSCSLLSAGRCFAGTQNVSSLQKDEAWKVNVRIHGCDLEQGYLCGTMEALNVPLADTPVVTFWEGEIVDAKNYTFFTGKWEASPEDDIRHWSKFPSFTPLLSQIETDGGKSLDLSNYPHIFMRWKEQYFVNVGVDCGLTIAGFYYVCFSCSDGSINGFYYDPSSSPFQKLELKCTNEKNSGFTFSSYELQ from the exons ATGCCGGTGAGGGTGGTCGACACCGCAACTCCATCGTCGCAGCCCTCCCCAG GCCAAGAGACAAATTCTGTACACCCGTCTCCTCCTAGCTGTTCACTCTTAAGTGCAGGAAGA TGTTTTGCTGGAACTCAGAATGTTTCAAGTCTGCAGAAGGATGAAGCATGGAAAGTTAATGTGCGCATCCATGGTTGTGATCTTGAACAGGGTTATTTATGTGGAACAATGGAAGCGCTTAATGTTCCATTAGCAGATACACCT GTAGTGACATTCTGGGAGGGGGAGATAGTAGATGCTAAAAATTACACATTTTTCACTGGCAAATGGGAAGCATC ACCAGAGGATGATATAAGACATTGGTCCAAGTTCCCATCATTTACACCTCTTCTG AGTCAGATTGAGACAGATGGTGGCAAGTCGCTAGACCTTAGCAACTATCCTCATATATTTATG AGATGGAAGGAGCAATACTTTGTCAATGTTGGAGTTGACTGTGGGTTAACCATTGCTGGTTTCTACTACGTCTGCTTTTCTTGTAGCGATGGATCCATTAATGGCTTTTACTATGATCCAAGTAGCAG TCCATTTCAGAAGCTTGAACTGAAGTGTACCAATGAGAAAAATTCTGGATTCACCTTTTCGTCCTATGAGCTACAGTGA
- the LOC112895433 gene encoding uncharacterized protein LOC112895433: protein MKRGISTKISTKRGEHLVQNGQHPYDEWEEQQPYWPSPRAPPVSPTESPRTPGGSHKKAVLGKVKSKAKKWMHMLHHKKKPAQEEMMWTPRAGPSAEDISIRAKEERRDAGYRGTPRKAQHPHFYTGDSERASEVFVEATPRQNSPVPSPTAHKEQPYFKISSRFESEMKEANEMLMESKQLRINTAKHKTVTFAPTIERELGGEKGGWNDRELSEAATEVVRNALATVYQVVLKVIATIQDTMVAYNIDRRHMLEKLIAVNRYLMSKLEPGQDDRILSEVVTDAILNLFDAWSECVEQPLVQRAKDLSSWFLYEGREETPPASLPTRPCAFEDAEEFYSLENEQQLGA from the exons ATGAAGCGCGGGATCAGCACCAAGATCAGCACCAAACGAGGAGAGCACCTCGTCCAAAATG GCCAACACCCATACGATGAATGGGAGGAGCAACAACCATACTGGCCTTCGCCACGggcgccgccggtgagcccgaCGGAGTCGCCCCGGACCCCCGGCGGGAGCCACAAGAAGGCGGTGCTGGGCAAGGTGAAGAGCAAGGCTAAGAAATGGATGCACATGCTGCATCACAAGAAGAAACCCGCACAGGAGGAGATGATGTGGACGCCCAGGGCTGGACCCAGCGCGGAGGACATCAGCATCAGGGCCAAGGAGGAGCGGCGAGACGCTGGGTACCGTGGAACCCCCAGGAAGGCGCAGCATCCACATTTCTACA CGGGTGATTCGGAGAGGGCGTCTGAGGTGTTCGTGGAAGCAACACCAAGACAGAATTCACCAGTCCCGAGCCCTACCGCACACAAGGAACAGCCATACTTCAAGATCAGCAGCAGGTTCGAGTCGGAGATGAAGGAAGCCAACGAGATGCTGATGGAATCAAAGCAGCTCCGCATCAACACAGCCAAGCACAAGACTGTAACATTCGCGCCGACCATAGAACGCGAGTTGGGGGGTGAAAAGGGTGGCTGGAACGACAGGGAGCTGTCCGAAGCAGCGACCGAAGTAGTCCGGAACGCACTCGCTACAGTCTATCAGGTGGTGCTCAAGGTGATTGCTACAATCCAAGACACAATGGTAGCATACAACATTGATAGAAGACACATGCTAGAGAAGCTAATAGCAGTCAACAGATACCTGATGTCGAAGCTGGAACCTGGACAAGATGATCGAATACTCTCAGAAGTAGTTACTGATGCTATCCTCAATCTGTTTGACGCATGGAGCGAGTGCGTTGAGCAGCCTTTGGTACAAAGGGCAAAGGACCTCTCCTCTTGGTTTCTGTATGAAGGAAGAGAAGAAACACCTCCCGCTTCGCTACCAACACGTCCTTGTGCGTTCGAAG ATGCAGAAGAATTTTATTCCTTAGAGAATGAACAGCAGCTTGGAGCATGA
- the LOC112893813 gene encoding actin-related protein 5 isoform X1, which yields MSSMTRPRRESDFARFPSSTPIVIDNGASTFRIGWAGETEPRVAFRNVVQRPRHRSTGETVSIVGDTDPTLMKFFDCTRSAVRSPFDDDVVYQFEYMEYILDYGFDRLGASSEVGHPILMTECECNPSFSRARMAELLFETYGVPSIAFGIDNAFSYKFNQKLGNCGEDGLAISCEHGTCHVVPFLKGQPVLGACCRTNVGGFHVTDFLRQLLSLKYPYHTANFTWEKAEELKKEHCYVALDYLSELQIFKNNKEEAEEKTRYWQLPWVPPPKEEPPSEEELARKAALKEKAGQRLREMAAAKRSQKIVELEKQLSYLEELTEQLDEAEESEATAILGRSGYLSQQEIKSAIVKATQSLRKAKGESNGNEEKADASGADKYPLVSVPDEELTPEQLKEKKKQILLKTTTEGKLRAKQKRAEEEALREKQEEQKRAENPELYLEELRARYSELSEKSEQRKRQKVNGGQTNGNHGSSGGVGRGERLNAAQKERMRLLASAAFDRGKGEDTFGMRDEDWLVYNKMSKDNDDDGNDDDESELVRIASKLQEIDPTFVSKSEAVQLTPEPPKVRPLTAEDYRIAIGIERFRCPEVLFQPGMIGIDQAGIDEMVSISLRRLMEDESVKQRLCQSILVTGGSSLFPGMIPRLESGIRQYRPYLSPLKLVRAADPILDAWRGAAAFGASSKFGKQTFSLADYREHGENLFHRYNIVYSL from the exons atgTCGTCGATGACCCGCCCGCGGCGGGAGTCCGACTTCGCCCGCTTCCCGTCGTCCACCCCCATCGTTATCGACAACGGTGCCTCCACCTTCCGAATCGG GTGGGCGGGCGAGACGGAGCCGCGCGTCGCGTTCCGCAACGTCGTGCAGAGGCCGCGCCACCGCAGCACGG GTGAAACTGTCTCAATTGTTGGGGACACTGATCCGACTCTAATGAAGTTCTTTGATTGCACAAGATCGGCAGTTCGCTCTCCATTCGACGACGATGTTGTCTATCAGTTTGAGTACATGGAATAT ATTCTCGACTATGGTTTTGATCGATTAGGTGCCAGTTCAGAG GTGGGCCATCCAATTCTTATGACAGAATGTGAATGCAATCCATCCTTTTCTCGAGCCCGAATGGCAGAACTACTTTTCGAGACATATGGTGTGCCATCCATTG CATTTGGCATCGACAATGCCTTTAGTTACAAATTCAATCAGAAACTTGGGAACTGCGGCGAAGATGGGCTGGCTATTTCATGTGAACATGGAACATGCCATGTTGTTCCA TTTTTGAAAGGGCAGCCCGTATTGGGGGCATGCTGTAGAACCAATGTTGGTGGATTTCACGTTACTGATTTTCTGAGGCAGCTTCTCTCTCTAAAGTATCCCTATCACAC GGCAAATTTTACATGGGAAAAGGCTGAAGAGCTGAAGAAGGAGCATTGTTATGTAGCTCTTGATTATTTGTCAGAGTTGCAGATATTTAAG AACAACAAGGAAGAAGCTGAAGAGAAAACGAGGTATTGGCAGCTACCATGGGTGCCCCCACCAAAGGAAGAACCGCCATCCGAGGAAGAACTTGCAAGGAAAGCAGCTTTGAAGGAGAAGGCTGGTCAACGTTTGCGAGAGATGGCTGCTGCAAAGAGATCTCAGAAGATAGTGGAATTAGAGAAGCAACTTTCTTATTTGGAAGAATTAACGGAGCAGCTTGATGAAGCTGAGGAATCAGAAGCAACAGCTATTCTAGGTAGATCTGGATATCTTTCCCAGCAGGAAATCAAATCTGCTATTGTGAAAGCTACACAGTCCCTAAGGAAAGCAAAAGGGGAGTCCAATGGCAATGAGGAGAAAGCAGATGCCTCAGGGGCTGATAAATATCCGCTTGTGTCTGTTCCGGATGAGGAATTGACACCAGAGCAG ttaaaagaaaagaagaaacagATATTACTCAAAACTACTACAGAGGGTAAATTGCGTGCCAAGCAGAAACGTGCTGAAGAGGAGGCATTACGGGAGAAGCAAGAAGAGCAGAAGCGTGC GGAGAACCCAGAGTTATATCTTGAAGAGCTTCGTGCCCGGTATTCAGAACTTTCTGAGAAATCTGAGCAGAGAAAGCGACAGAAAGTTAATGGCGGCCAGACAAATGGGAACCATGGTTCATCTGGTGGTGTAGGCCGTGGAGAACGGCTAAATGCAGCTCAGAAAGAAAGGATGCGGCTGCTTGCCTCTGCTGCATTTGATCGGGGCAAAGGCGAGGACACTTTTGGAATGAGAGATGAAGATTGGTTAGTGTACAATAAGATGAGCAAAGACAATGATGATGACGgaaatgatgatgatgaatcaGAACTTGTTCGGATTGCGTCAAAGCTCCAG GAGATCGACCCTACATTTGTGTCCAAATCTGAAGCTGTTCAACTTACTCCAGAGCCTCCCAAAGTCCGGCCTCTCACTGCAGAGGATTATAGAATTGCCATTGGGATCGAGCGGTTCCGCTGCCCTGAAGTGCTTTTCCAGCCTGGTATGATAGGCATCGATCAGGCCGGCATCGATGAGATGGTCAGCATCTCGCTCAGGAGACTAATGGAGGACGAGTCTGTCAAGCAGCGCCTCTGCCAGTCCATTCTTGTCACTGGCGGGAGCTCCCTGTTCCCCGGCATGATCCCGCGGCTGGAGTCCGGGATCCGGCAGTATCGGCCGTACCTCTCACCGCTGAAGCTTGTCAGAGCAGCCGACCCAATTCTCGACGCGTGGAGGGGTGCTGCTGCCTTTGGGGCGTCCAGCAAGTTTGGGAAACAAACGTTCAGCCTAGCAGATTACAGGGAGCATGGCGAGAACCTGTTCCATCGGTACAACATTGTCTACTCACTGTAA
- the LOC112893813 gene encoding actin-related protein 5 isoform X2 yields MTECECNPSFSRARMAELLFETYGVPSIAFGIDNAFSYKFNQKLGNCGEDGLAISCEHGTCHVVPFLKGQPVLGACCRTNVGGFHVTDFLRQLLSLKYPYHTANFTWEKAEELKKEHCYVALDYLSELQIFKNNKEEAEEKTRYWQLPWVPPPKEEPPSEEELARKAALKEKAGQRLREMAAAKRSQKIVELEKQLSYLEELTEQLDEAEESEATAILGRSGYLSQQEIKSAIVKATQSLRKAKGESNGNEEKADASGADKYPLVSVPDEELTPEQLKEKKKQILLKTTTEGKLRAKQKRAEEEALREKQEEQKRAENPELYLEELRARYSELSEKSEQRKRQKVNGGQTNGNHGSSGGVGRGERLNAAQKERMRLLASAAFDRGKGEDTFGMRDEDWLVYNKMSKDNDDDGNDDDESELVRIASKLQEIDPTFVSKSEAVQLTPEPPKVRPLTAEDYRIAIGIERFRCPEVLFQPGMIGIDQAGIDEMVSISLRRLMEDESVKQRLCQSILVTGGSSLFPGMIPRLESGIRQYRPYLSPLKLVRAADPILDAWRGAAAFGASSKFGKQTFSLADYREHGENLFHRYNIVYSL; encoded by the exons ATGACAGAATGTGAATGCAATCCATCCTTTTCTCGAGCCCGAATGGCAGAACTACTTTTCGAGACATATGGTGTGCCATCCATTG CATTTGGCATCGACAATGCCTTTAGTTACAAATTCAATCAGAAACTTGGGAACTGCGGCGAAGATGGGCTGGCTATTTCATGTGAACATGGAACATGCCATGTTGTTCCA TTTTTGAAAGGGCAGCCCGTATTGGGGGCATGCTGTAGAACCAATGTTGGTGGATTTCACGTTACTGATTTTCTGAGGCAGCTTCTCTCTCTAAAGTATCCCTATCACAC GGCAAATTTTACATGGGAAAAGGCTGAAGAGCTGAAGAAGGAGCATTGTTATGTAGCTCTTGATTATTTGTCAGAGTTGCAGATATTTAAG AACAACAAGGAAGAAGCTGAAGAGAAAACGAGGTATTGGCAGCTACCATGGGTGCCCCCACCAAAGGAAGAACCGCCATCCGAGGAAGAACTTGCAAGGAAAGCAGCTTTGAAGGAGAAGGCTGGTCAACGTTTGCGAGAGATGGCTGCTGCAAAGAGATCTCAGAAGATAGTGGAATTAGAGAAGCAACTTTCTTATTTGGAAGAATTAACGGAGCAGCTTGATGAAGCTGAGGAATCAGAAGCAACAGCTATTCTAGGTAGATCTGGATATCTTTCCCAGCAGGAAATCAAATCTGCTATTGTGAAAGCTACACAGTCCCTAAGGAAAGCAAAAGGGGAGTCCAATGGCAATGAGGAGAAAGCAGATGCCTCAGGGGCTGATAAATATCCGCTTGTGTCTGTTCCGGATGAGGAATTGACACCAGAGCAG ttaaaagaaaagaagaaacagATATTACTCAAAACTACTACAGAGGGTAAATTGCGTGCCAAGCAGAAACGTGCTGAAGAGGAGGCATTACGGGAGAAGCAAGAAGAGCAGAAGCGTGC GGAGAACCCAGAGTTATATCTTGAAGAGCTTCGTGCCCGGTATTCAGAACTTTCTGAGAAATCTGAGCAGAGAAAGCGACAGAAAGTTAATGGCGGCCAGACAAATGGGAACCATGGTTCATCTGGTGGTGTAGGCCGTGGAGAACGGCTAAATGCAGCTCAGAAAGAAAGGATGCGGCTGCTTGCCTCTGCTGCATTTGATCGGGGCAAAGGCGAGGACACTTTTGGAATGAGAGATGAAGATTGGTTAGTGTACAATAAGATGAGCAAAGACAATGATGATGACGgaaatgatgatgatgaatcaGAACTTGTTCGGATTGCGTCAAAGCTCCAG GAGATCGACCCTACATTTGTGTCCAAATCTGAAGCTGTTCAACTTACTCCAGAGCCTCCCAAAGTCCGGCCTCTCACTGCAGAGGATTATAGAATTGCCATTGGGATCGAGCGGTTCCGCTGCCCTGAAGTGCTTTTCCAGCCTGGTATGATAGGCATCGATCAGGCCGGCATCGATGAGATGGTCAGCATCTCGCTCAGGAGACTAATGGAGGACGAGTCTGTCAAGCAGCGCCTCTGCCAGTCCATTCTTGTCACTGGCGGGAGCTCCCTGTTCCCCGGCATGATCCCGCGGCTGGAGTCCGGGATCCGGCAGTATCGGCCGTACCTCTCACCGCTGAAGCTTGTCAGAGCAGCCGACCCAATTCTCGACGCGTGGAGGGGTGCTGCTGCCTTTGGGGCGTCCAGCAAGTTTGGGAAACAAACGTTCAGCCTAGCAGATTACAGGGAGCATGGCGAGAACCTGTTCCATCGGTACAACATTGTCTACTCACTGTAA